From Pristiophorus japonicus isolate sPriJap1 chromosome 1, sPriJap1.hap1, whole genome shotgun sequence, a single genomic window includes:
- the neurod6a gene encoding LOW QUALITY PROTEIN: neurogenic differentiation factor 6-A (The sequence of the model RefSeq protein was modified relative to this genomic sequence to represent the inferred CDS: inserted 2 bases in 1 codon; substituted 3 bases at 3 genomic stop codons) → MAWYQRWQLASLSLLRAITHXSCXERPXHCRHTPEQQPARAENEHSFXALISAGNMLTLPIDEAVMMPGTNFDDASETEDKESEMCAEHEQCSLDLNITPSVESEKDENEKEDEEDEEQPKRRGPRKKMMTKARVERVKVRRSEANTRERNRMHGLNNALDNLRKVVPCYSKTQKLSKIETLRLAKNYIWALAEILRIGKRPDLLTFVQNLCKDLSQPTTNLVAGCLQLNTRNLLMDQNGDGAHIARSQFSSTLYTYQNPDLGSPSGQSPMDSSSKSIKPYSYCGAYESFYQNASPECVSPQFEGPLSPPINFNGIFSLKQEDPSDYVKNYHYGMHYSAVPASRPLGQGYMFSPAMRCVVPTDSTFPYDFHLRNETLSMQDELNAVFHN, encoded by the exons ATGGCATGGTACCAGCGCTGGCAGTTGGCATCACTGTCACTTCTCAGAGCGATCACACACTGATCCTG GGAGAGACCCTAGCACTGCCGGCACACTCCGGAGCAGCAGCCAGCAAGAGCTGAAAATGAGCATTCCTTCTAAGCACTGATTTCAG CTGGCAACATGTTGACTTTACCAATTGATGAAGCTGTCATGATGCCCGGAACAAACTTTGATGATGCGAGTGAAACCGAGGACAAAGAGTCCGAAATGTGTGCAGAGCATGAACAGTGCTCTCTTGATCTCAACATTACCCCGTCGGTAGAGTCCGAGAAAGATGAGAATGAGAAGGAGGACGAAGAGGATGAGGAACAACCCAAAAGGAGAGGACCCAGAAAAAAGATGATGACCAAAGCAAGGGTTGAGCGAGTCAAAGTGAGGAGGTCGGAGGCGAATACGAGGGAGAGGAACCGGATGCACGGTCTCAACAATGCCCTGGACAACCTTCGCAAAGTTGTCCCATGTTATTCAAAAACACAGAAACTGTCCAAGATAGAAACACTGCGCCTAGCTAAAAACTACATATGGGCTCTCGCTGAGATCCTGCGCATTGGCAAAAGACCCGACCTGCTGACTTTCGTGCAAAATTTATGTAAGGACTTATCCCAACCAACCACCAATCTAGTAGCTGGTTGCCTGCAACTTAATACGAGAAACTTATTGATGGATCAGAACGGAGATGGAGCTCACATCGCAAGATCTCAATTTTCCTCCACTCTCTACACGTATCAAAACCCTGATCTGGGCAGCCCCTCGGGACAGAGTCCAATGGACAGTTCCTCCAAGTCAATCAAACCTTACAGCTACTGTGGTGCTTATGAGTCTTTCTACCAAAACGCTTCTCCCGAGTGTGTGAGCCCACAGTTTGAAGGTCCCCTAAGTCCTCCAATTAACTTTAATGGGATTTTCTCCCTGAAGCAAGAAGATCCATCTGACTATGTGAAGAATTATCACTATGGCATGCATTATTCCGCCGTGCCAGCCAGCCGTCCCCTTGGACAGGGCTACATGTTCAGCCCAGCCATGCGATGTGTGGTGCCCACAGACAGTACATTTCCTTACGATTTCCATCTGCGCAACGAGACACTTTCGATGCAAGACGAATTAAATGCGGTTTTTCATAATTAA